In a single window of the Pseudodesulfovibrio profundus genome:
- a CDS encoding phosphotransferase family protein, producing MNTIQSINSFLSDRGWLHITDPEEEIRFLAAGEYNANYLITINEIYGQAQHVFRINHGSQLGLDRQIEYEYAVLHALSRSGVTPRPFFCEPEPGYDELGHGVLLMEYLPGVPLDYKKDWQEAASIFAKVHAQPVNDALIVQANPVLEIARESEGLIRRFDDHPLQEQRDMLLSYLDRIMDLADKAAPLFEDDPMVIVNTEVNSHNFIISEDDDSKQGWLVDWEKAVVSSRFQDIGHFLVPTTTLWKTDFRFDDEGRKAFVAAYLEAADTDMDLDTAMQCADVMEKTILLRAMSWCFMAYYEYTQSNRMLKNNDTFVKIQYNMDKMECFFGQKR from the coding sequence ATGAACACGATTCAATCCATCAATAGTTTCCTCAGTGATCGCGGCTGGCTACATATCACTGACCCGGAAGAGGAGATTCGCTTTCTTGCTGCTGGGGAGTACAACGCCAATTACCTGATCACCATCAATGAAATATATGGGCAGGCGCAGCACGTCTTTCGCATCAATCACGGCAGCCAGCTCGGACTGGATCGTCAGATTGAATATGAATATGCGGTGCTCCACGCGCTATCGCGCTCCGGCGTGACTCCGCGCCCGTTCTTCTGCGAGCCAGAGCCTGGATATGATGAACTGGGCCACGGGGTGTTGCTCATGGAATATCTCCCCGGCGTGCCGCTCGATTACAAAAAGGATTGGCAGGAAGCCGCATCCATCTTTGCCAAGGTCCACGCCCAGCCGGTCAATGATGCTCTGATAGTCCAGGCCAATCCGGTCCTTGAGATCGCCCGGGAGAGCGAAGGGTTGATTCGTCGCTTTGATGATCATCCTTTGCAAGAGCAAAGGGACATGCTCCTCTCCTATCTGGATAGGATCATGGACCTCGCGGACAAGGCCGCCCCGCTTTTTGAGGATGATCCTATGGTCATCGTCAACACCGAGGTCAACTCGCACAATTTCATTATTTCGGAAGACGATGATTCCAAACAGGGATGGCTCGTGGACTGGGAAAAGGCCGTTGTATCGAGCCGTTTTCAGGACATCGGGCATTTTCTTGTTCCCACCACCACACTCTGGAAAACCGATTTCCGATTCGATGACGAAGGGCGCAAGGCATTTGTCGCCGCCTACCTTGAAGCCGCAGACACCGACATGGACCTCGACACGGCCATGCAATGCGCCGACGTCATGGAAAAAACGATTCTGCTGCGTGCCATGTCATGGTGTTTCATGGCATATTACGAATACACCCAATCCAACAGGATGCTAAAGAACAACGACACCTTTGTGAAAATTCAATACAATATGGATAAAATGGAATGTTTCTTCGGGCAGAAAAGATAA
- a CDS encoding ABC transporter substrate-binding protein: MIRFAVMIVLLLTLLPGCASEPPKQSDKALLESSWESITSSAEGSTVRFYMYGGFTHVNKWIDTYVAEEVKNRYGIELVRVPMDAGVFVNKLLTEKSAEKTVGSIDLLWINGENFKATKEAETLFGPYADKLPNYQKYVDKGLASFDFGYPTEGYETPYGKAQFVFEYDTARSTTPPSSHADLLEWVKANPGRFTYPQPPDFTGSAFIRQVFYAVTNGADQYLSGWSQAKFDEQAPKLWAFLNELKPYLWQEGKSYPKSSAEMDTLFARGELDINMSYHPLHAQSKILDGSYPDTVRTFVLKEGAIFNLHFTAIPANAPNKAGAMVVANFLMSPEAQLSKFDPANWGDFPAIELMTLPPEERKKFEAIELGKATLTPQELNKVAVPEIPAEYVEALEKGWEENVLR, from the coding sequence ATGATTCGTTTTGCCGTTATGATAGTTTTGCTTCTGACCCTGCTGCCGGGCTGCGCGTCCGAACCGCCAAAACAAAGCGACAAAGCCTTGCTTGAGTCGAGCTGGGAATCAATTACCAGTTCAGCCGAAGGCAGTACCGTACGATTTTACATGTACGGAGGATTCACTCATGTGAACAAGTGGATCGACACGTATGTGGCAGAGGAAGTCAAAAACCGGTACGGCATCGAGCTGGTTCGTGTTCCCATGGACGCAGGCGTCTTCGTCAACAAGCTCCTTACCGAAAAGAGTGCCGAAAAAACCGTTGGTTCCATCGACCTGCTCTGGATCAACGGCGAAAATTTCAAGGCCACCAAAGAGGCCGAGACCCTATTCGGTCCCTATGCAGACAAACTGCCCAACTACCAGAAGTATGTCGACAAAGGACTGGCATCCTTCGATTTCGGCTATCCTACCGAAGGATATGAAACACCATACGGCAAAGCGCAGTTTGTCTTCGAGTACGACACAGCCCGCTCCACTACGCCCCCAAGCAGCCATGCGGATCTGTTGGAGTGGGTCAAGGCCAACCCCGGTCGATTCACGTATCCCCAGCCGCCGGACTTCACCGGTTCCGCCTTCATCCGACAGGTGTTCTATGCCGTAACCAATGGTGCGGATCAGTACCTTTCGGGCTGGAGTCAGGCTAAATTTGATGAGCAGGCACCCAAGTTGTGGGCTTTCCTCAATGAACTCAAGCCGTACCTCTGGCAGGAAGGCAAATCATACCCCAAAAGCTCTGCCGAGATGGATACCCTGTTTGCACGAGGCGAACTGGACATAAACATGTCCTATCATCCCCTGCATGCCCAATCCAAGATACTTGACGGCTCCTACCCCGACACGGTGCGCACCTTTGTGCTGAAAGAAGGGGCCATCTTCAACCTGCACTTCACGGCCATCCCGGCCAATGCACCCAACAAGGCCGGAGCCATGGTTGTCGCCAACTTCCTGATGTCTCCCGAAGCGCAGCTTTCCAAATTCGACCCTGCTAATTGGGGCGACTTTCCTGCCATTGAACTGATGACGCTGCCACCGGAAGAGCGCAAGAAATTCGAAGCCATTGAACTGGGTAAGGCTACCCTTACACCACAGGAACTGAACAAAGTGGCCGTGCCGGAAATCCCGGCGGAATACGTCGAAGCCCTGGAAAAGGGCTGGGAGGAAAATGTCCTCAGATAA
- a CDS encoding ABC transporter ATP-binding protein, protein MFLRAEKINKSFNGSPILHDIDFTVDKGSVTSFIGPSGVGKTTLLKMIAGLESPDSGHFAFGEPPSREHPVILVFQDYLLFPNLTVFNNVAFGLRARKIKKAEIHSRVMTLLEHFQLAGKSDEYPASLSAGQQQRVALARAMVVNPAILLLDEPFANLDRNLKMRTAEFIRDTQQEFGVTTICVTHDQDEAFLMSDDIGVILNGKLAQFASARDVYAHPASFEVAEFLGPVNTLTEPDAALLGIQIRDGGYFVRPENLSIRPDDNGSGIIRRAIFAGRTNKYEVDWKGTRLTVISGGVDIREGQRVHIQYQPKEK, encoded by the coding sequence ATGTTTCTTCGGGCAGAAAAGATAAACAAATCCTTCAACGGCTCTCCCATCCTGCATGATATCGACTTCACGGTGGATAAAGGGTCGGTCACGTCATTCATCGGACCGTCCGGTGTCGGCAAGACCACCCTGCTCAAAATGATTGCCGGGTTGGAGTCTCCTGACAGCGGCCATTTTGCCTTTGGCGAACCTCCCAGTCGGGAACATCCGGTCATTTTGGTCTTTCAGGACTATCTGCTTTTCCCGAATCTGACGGTGTTCAACAACGTAGCCTTCGGCCTTCGGGCCAGAAAGATCAAAAAGGCTGAAATTCACTCCCGGGTCATGACCCTGCTGGAGCACTTCCAGTTGGCAGGCAAATCGGATGAATATCCCGCTAGCCTGTCAGCAGGACAACAGCAACGCGTGGCCCTTGCCCGGGCCATGGTCGTCAATCCGGCCATTCTTCTGCTCGATGAACCGTTCGCCAACCTTGACCGCAATCTCAAGATGCGCACAGCCGAGTTCATTCGGGATACGCAACAGGAATTCGGTGTGACCACGATTTGCGTGACCCATGATCAGGATGAGGCGTTTCTGATGTCTGACGATATTGGAGTCATCCTGAACGGCAAGCTGGCGCAATTCGCCTCGGCCCGGGATGTATACGCACATCCGGCATCCTTTGAAGTGGCCGAATTCCTCGGTCCGGTGAACACTCTTACCGAGCCGGATGCTGCTCTGCTGGGTATTCAAATACGGGATGGCGGCTATTTCGTCCGCCCGGAAAACCTGTCCATCCGGCCCGATGACAATGGCAGCGGCATCATCCGCCGGGCCATCTTTGCAGGGCGAACCAACAAATATGAAGTCGATTGGAAAGGAACGCGTCTGACCGTCATCAGCGGGGGGGTCGACATCCGCGAGGGACAGCGCGTGCATATACAGTATCAACCCAAGGAGAAATAG